TTCGTCCCGGTCCCGTTCTGTCGCGCGGCCCGCGCATCGTGCAGATCCGCGACATCGGCCTGCCGGGCTATCTCGACCGCAAGGAGATCGTCCGCTCGACCGAGGACTTCAAGCTCGACGTGCGCTCCAACGCCTGGTGGGGCGAGCCGGTCGGCGGAATGATAGGTCGCACCATCGTGCTCGAACTCTCGCAGCGCCTGCCCGGCAGCCAGGTCTACAGCGAGGCCGGATCGATCACGATCGATCCCTATGCCGCCGTCGGCATCGACATCCAGCGCTTCGACGCCGACAAGGCCGGCAATGTCATCCTGCTCGCGCAGGCCGCCATCCAGTTCAACCGGCCGACCCGCACGGCGGCGCGCAACTTCTCGATCACGAAGCCCGTGCCCACGCCGGACACGCCAGGCCACGTCGCCGCCATGAGCGATGCGCTGGGCGAACTGTCGGACGGCATCGCCACGCTTCTGCAGTAGCCGATGTTGCGGGCCTTCGCCGCGCGACGCGAGGCCGGGCCGCTGGTCACGCAGCCCCAGCTCCGCGAA
This DNA window, taken from Reyranella humidisoli, encodes the following:
- a CDS encoding PqiC family protein, producing the protein MISTRFGRRRFGLFGLPILAAPALQACGSSPEPILYTLAVRPGPVLSRGPRIVQIRDIGLPGYLDRKEIVRSTEDFKLDVRSNAWWGEPVGGMIGRTIVLELSQRLPGSQVYSEAGSITIDPYAAVGIDIQRFDADKAGNVILLAQAAIQFNRPTRTAARNFSITKPVPTPDTPGHVAAMSDALGELSDGIATLLQ